CCTTCTGCCACAAGGGCTGCCCGCTCGGGAACCTGATCCCCGACTGGAACGACCTGATCTACCGCGGCCGCTGGCGGGCGGCGATCGACCGCCTGCACTCGACGAACAACTTCCCCGAGTTCACCGGCCGCGTCTGTCCGGCGCCGTGCGAGGAGGCCTGCGTCCTCAACATCAACAACGATCCGGTCACCATCAAGCAGATCGAGAAGCAGACCATCGACCACGCGCTGAAGGACGGCTGGGTGGTGCCGCAGGCGCCGCCGCAGCGCACCGGCAAGTCGGTCGCGGTCGTCGGCTCCGGTCCCGCCGGGCTCGCCTGCGCCCAGCAACTGGCGCGCGCCGGGCACCTGGTGACCGTGTTCGAGCGCGCCGATCGCATCGGCGGCCTGCTGCGCTACGGCATCCCCGACTTCAAGATGGAGAAGCACCTCATCGACTTCCGCATGCGGCAGATGGAGGCGGAAGGCGTGACGTTCAAGGCCGGAGTGAACGTCGGCGTCGACGTCACCAGCGCCGACCTCAAGGCGGAGTTCGACGCCGTCGTCCTCGCCACCGGCGCCACCAGGCCGCGCGACCTGCCGGTGCCGGGGCGCGAGCTCGACGGCATCCACTTCGCGATGGAATTCCTGCCGCAGCAGAACAAGGTGGTGGCGGGCGACCGCATCCACGACCAGATTCTCGCCACCGGCAAGCACGTCATCATCCTCGGCGGCGGCGACACCGGGTCGGACTGCCTCGGCACCTCGAATCGCCACGGAGCGCTGTCGGTGCACCAGTTCGAGCTCCTGCCGCAGCCGCCGCAGGCGCGCACGCCGGACATGCCGTGGCCCTACTGGCCGATGATCCTGCGCACCTCGAGCTCGCACGAGGAGGGCGTGGTGCGCGATTGGAGCATCAACACCAAGGCCTTCCACGGCACGGGCGGCAGGGTGACCGAGCTGGAGGCGGTGCGGCTCGAATGGGTCACCGGCGAGAACGGCCGGCCGCAGATGAAGGAGGTGCCCGGGAGCGCCTTCCGTCTCAAGGCGGACCTGGTGC
This portion of the bacterium genome encodes:
- a CDS encoding glutamate synthase subunit beta; protein product: MGKITGFLEIERALPPRRPVAERLRDWRELEGKLDDASLQAQGARCMDCGIPFCHKGCPLGNLIPDWNDLIYRGRWRAAIDRLHSTNNFPEFTGRVCPAPCEEACVLNINNDPVTIKQIEKQTIDHALKDGWVVPQAPPQRTGKSVAVVGSGPAGLACAQQLARAGHLVTVFERADRIGGLLRYGIPDFKMEKHLIDFRMRQMEAEGVTFKAGVNVGVDVTSADLKAEFDAVVLATGATRPRDLPVPGRELDGIHFAMEFLPQQNKVVAGDRIHDQILATGKHVIILGGGDTGSDCLGTSNRHGALSVHQFELLPQPPQARTPDMPWPYWPMILRTSSSHEEGVVRDWSINTKAFHGTGGRVTELEAVRLEWVTGENGRPQMKEVPGSAFRLKADLVLLALGFLGPEHDGPVRELGLKTDERSNVAADERYMTSAPGVFACGDARRGQSLVVWAIWEGRECARGVDEFLMGRTDLPASPQM